The following coding sequences lie in one Leucobacter allii genomic window:
- a CDS encoding ABC transporter permease → MSEPTPASTAPPAPPAAPAPPLAKRLLSGPGARTLGLVVALILIVAIGAVTSPSDFPTLSNALTILRQASIIGVISIGMTFVITAGGIDLSVGSVMGLASVVATIEVSQQLGEQTHWIVIVIIALAVGALAGLVNGIVIAYGNVVAFMATLAMLVGARGLAEIIGEKRTLVLSERDFVAFFNADILGIDVLIWIFVLVAVAGWVLLNRTTFGRRTVAIGGNREASRLAGIDVKRHTMWLYTIAGLTAGIAAVMILARTTAGTSTHGQLYELDAIAAVVVGGTLLVGGRGTIVGTVLGVLIFSTLSNVFVQLNLTSSVQAVAKGVIIVVAVLLQQRFAKQNRRGE, encoded by the coding sequence ATGAGCGAGCCGACCCCCGCATCGACCGCGCCTCCAGCGCCTCCCGCAGCCCCGGCGCCCCCGCTGGCGAAGCGGCTCCTCTCGGGGCCGGGCGCGCGCACCCTGGGACTCGTCGTGGCGCTGATCCTCATCGTCGCGATCGGCGCCGTCACCTCGCCGAGCGACTTCCCCACGCTGAGCAATGCCCTCACGATCCTCCGCCAGGCGTCCATCATCGGCGTCATCAGCATCGGCATGACCTTCGTCATCACCGCGGGCGGCATCGATCTCTCCGTCGGCTCGGTGATGGGACTCGCCTCCGTCGTCGCGACGATCGAGGTGTCGCAGCAGCTCGGCGAGCAGACGCACTGGATCGTCATCGTGATCATCGCCCTCGCCGTCGGCGCGCTCGCCGGTCTCGTCAACGGCATCGTGATCGCCTACGGCAACGTGGTCGCCTTCATGGCCACGCTCGCAATGCTCGTCGGCGCGCGCGGTCTCGCCGAGATCATCGGCGAGAAGCGCACGCTCGTGCTCTCCGAGCGCGACTTCGTCGCCTTCTTCAACGCCGACATCCTCGGCATCGACGTGCTGATCTGGATCTTCGTCCTCGTCGCCGTCGCCGGCTGGGTGCTGCTCAACCGGACCACCTTCGGCCGCCGCACCGTCGCGATCGGCGGCAACCGCGAGGCGTCGCGGCTCGCCGGCATCGATGTGAAGCGGCACACCATGTGGCTGTACACGATCGCGGGGCTGACCGCCGGCATCGCCGCGGTGATGATCCTCGCACGGACCACGGCGGGGACCTCGACGCACGGGCAGCTCTACGAGCTCGACGCGATCGCCGCCGTCGTGGTCGGCGGCACGCTGCTCGTCGGCGGTCGCGGTACAATCGTCGGCACGGTACTCGGCGTGCTGATCTTCTCGACGCTGTCGAACGTCTTCGTGCAGCTGAACCTCACCTCTTCGGTGCAGGCGGTCGCGAAGGGCGTCATCATCGTCGTCGCCGTGCTGCTGCAGCAGCGCTTCGCGAAGCAGAACCGACGAGGAGAGTGA
- a CDS encoding sugar ABC transporter ATP-binding protein, translating to MIKDDHPQALLEVRGAAKRFAGVAALSGVDLSILPGEVHCVLGQNGAGKSTLIKMLAGVHQPDEGEILWHGRDVALPDPQSAIRLGIATMHQELDVVEGLTVAENVFLGHEIAQGGFTRRREAARRTRELLARLGHAGLSPHQEVGELSAANQQIVSMARALSHDIELMIMDEPSAVLDTEEVKNLFRVVRELTSAGIAVVYITHRLEEIREIGDRITVLKDGRSMASGLPVSETPTHELIRLMTGRAVENVFPEATPVPADAPVMLEVTDLALDGVFSEVSFTVRAGEVVGFAGLVGSGRSEILETVYGARRASAGAVAVGGAELPRGSVRAAVAAGVGLSPEERKSQGLVIEESVFLNMTLPSFGRYAKAGFLGIAEEREAASRQMAALELRPADPDRPAVTLSGGNQQKILLGRWLLHGTRVLLLDEPTRGVDVGARAEIYALIRELAAAGNAVVVVSSEIEEVLGLADTVLVIAEGEVLRTAPAASLTEHDVLDLVMEGTAA from the coding sequence GTGATCAAAGATGACCATCCTCAGGCATTACTCGAGGTCCGCGGCGCCGCCAAGCGCTTCGCGGGCGTCGCCGCGCTGTCCGGCGTCGACCTGAGCATCCTGCCCGGCGAGGTGCACTGCGTGCTCGGCCAGAACGGTGCGGGCAAGTCGACGCTCATCAAGATGCTCGCGGGGGTGCATCAGCCGGACGAGGGCGAGATCCTGTGGCACGGCCGCGACGTCGCGCTGCCCGACCCGCAGTCCGCCATCCGCCTCGGCATCGCCACGATGCACCAGGAGCTCGACGTCGTCGAGGGCCTGACGGTCGCCGAGAACGTCTTCCTCGGCCACGAGATCGCGCAGGGGGGCTTCACGCGCCGCCGCGAGGCCGCCAGGCGCACCCGCGAACTGCTCGCGAGGCTCGGCCACGCGGGCCTGTCGCCGCATCAGGAGGTCGGGGAGCTCAGCGCGGCCAACCAGCAGATCGTGAGCATGGCCCGCGCGCTGTCCCACGACATCGAGCTCATGATCATGGACGAGCCCTCGGCCGTGCTCGACACCGAGGAGGTGAAGAACCTGTTCCGCGTCGTCCGCGAACTCACCTCGGCCGGCATCGCCGTCGTCTACATCACGCACCGCCTCGAGGAGATCCGCGAGATCGGCGATCGCATCACCGTCCTCAAGGACGGACGGAGCATGGCGAGCGGCCTGCCGGTCTCCGAGACCCCGACGCACGAGCTGATCCGTCTGATGACCGGGCGCGCGGTCGAGAACGTCTTCCCCGAGGCCACGCCCGTTCCCGCGGACGCTCCGGTGATGCTCGAGGTCACCGATCTCGCCCTCGACGGCGTCTTCTCCGAGGTGTCCTTCACCGTGCGGGCCGGGGAGGTCGTCGGCTTCGCCGGCCTCGTCGGCTCCGGCCGCTCGGAGATCCTCGAGACCGTCTACGGTGCGCGCCGCGCCTCGGCCGGCGCGGTCGCCGTCGGCGGGGCCGAGCTCCCCCGGGGATCCGTGCGCGCCGCCGTGGCGGCGGGCGTTGGCCTGTCCCCCGAAGAGCGCAAGAGCCAGGGCCTCGTCATCGAGGAGTCCGTCTTCCTCAACATGACGCTCCCGAGCTTCGGCAGGTACGCCAAGGCCGGCTTTCTCGGGATCGCCGAGGAGCGGGAGGCGGCGAGCCGCCAGATGGCCGCCCTGGAGCTGCGCCCCGCGGATCCGGACCGCCCCGCCGTCACGCTCTCGGGAGGCAACCAGCAGAAGATCCTGCTCGGCCGGTGGCTGCTCCACGGCACGCGCGTGCTGCTGCTCGACGAGCCCACCCGCGGCGTCGACGTCGGCGCGCGCGCCGAGATCTACGCCCTGATCCGGGAGCTCGCGGCGGCCGGCAACGCCGTGGTCGTCGTCTCGAGCGAGATCGAGGAGGTCCTCGGACTCGCCGACACGGTCCTCGTCATCGCGGAGGGCGAGGTGCTGCGCACCGCGCCGGCCGCATCACTCACGGAGCACGACGTGCTCGACCTCGTCATGGAAGGAACCGCCGCATGA
- a CDS encoding substrate-binding domain-containing protein, which produces MRSARAARIRGLVIGVTAIASIGLLTACSGGGAEESVADKGTNSEENAASGDTVVIGFSGPAADHGWLGAINSGADAAAEKFDDIELKKAEGTNDPNAQIAAVETFINEGVDAIVLQPTDGAALTEVAIKAMQAGIPVVNVDREFSSPFAARTTVLGDNYGMGVSAGTYICEQLEDTPDAVVAEIAGIDSLPLTQDRSQGFSDALEDCGLEVGPRVAADFTVAGGEAAASQLLSANPEIDALWNHDDDQGVGVLAAIESAGRDEFFMVGGAGSKNMMDRIEADDSVIKATIVYPSTQAADGIALARLIVQGKTMSDLITPSVPNRVVLDAPVVTKDNVAEFIDLAFES; this is translated from the coding sequence ATGCGTTCAGCACGGGCGGCCCGCATCCGGGGCCTGGTCATCGGAGTCACCGCGATCGCCTCGATCGGGCTCCTCACCGCGTGCAGCGGCGGCGGCGCGGAGGAGAGCGTCGCCGACAAGGGCACGAACAGCGAGGAGAACGCGGCGAGCGGCGACACGGTGGTCATCGGCTTCTCGGGGCCCGCCGCCGACCACGGCTGGCTCGGCGCGATCAACTCGGGCGCCGATGCCGCGGCCGAGAAGTTCGACGACATCGAGCTGAAGAAGGCCGAGGGCACGAACGATCCGAACGCGCAGATCGCCGCGGTCGAGACCTTCATCAACGAGGGCGTCGACGCGATCGTGCTCCAGCCCACCGACGGCGCGGCGCTCACGGAGGTCGCGATCAAGGCGATGCAGGCCGGCATCCCCGTCGTCAACGTCGACCGCGAGTTCTCGAGCCCCTTCGCCGCACGTACCACCGTGCTCGGCGACAACTACGGCATGGGCGTCTCGGCGGGCACCTACATCTGCGAGCAGCTCGAGGACACCCCCGACGCCGTCGTCGCCGAGATCGCCGGGATCGACTCGCTGCCGCTGACGCAGGACCGCTCGCAGGGCTTCTCGGACGCCCTCGAGGACTGCGGGCTCGAGGTCGGACCGCGCGTCGCGGCCGACTTCACCGTGGCGGGCGGAGAGGCGGCGGCATCGCAGCTGCTCTCGGCGAACCCCGAGATCGACGCGCTGTGGAACCACGACGACGACCAGGGCGTCGGCGTGCTCGCCGCCATCGAGTCCGCGGGCCGCGACGAGTTCTTCATGGTCGGCGGCGCCGGTTCGAAGAACATGATGGATCGGATCGAAGCCGACGACAGCGTCATCAAGGCCACGATCGTCTACCCCTCGACGCAGGCCGCCGACGGCATCGCGCTCGCGCGGCTCATCGTGCAGGGGAAGACCATGAGCGATCTCATCACGCCGAGCGTGCCGAACCGCGTCGTGCTCGACGCACCCGTCGTGACGAAGGACAACGTCGCGGAGTTCATCGACCTCGCCTTCGAGTCCTGA
- a CDS encoding Gfo/Idh/MocA family protein translates to MIGHGFMGAAHSVGWRQAPAVFELPAAVEMAVVVGRDAERVAADAAHWGWAESATDWREVVARDDIDVVDIVTPGGSHAEVALAALAAGKHVLCEKPLANSLDEAAEMASAAQEAAARGVHAMVGFTYRRVPAVTFMRQLIAEGAVGRIRQVRAAYQQDWLVDARAPLAWRLQKEHAGSGALGDIGAHIIDMTRFVTGQELTEVSGTLETIVAERPLPGSGTGHGLGAGAGPAGEEAPMGRVTVDDSAYFTARLSGGALASFEATRFATGKKNALTLEVFGDAGAIAFDLEDLNRLRVYDATAPAGRQGFTQVIVTSPEHPYVGAWWPDGHMLGYEHGFSHQVVDLVRGIASSAAHGPGAPIEPEAVVHPSFAEGLAVQRVLAAVETSAARGSAWVAVERE, encoded by the coding sequence ATGATCGGACACGGCTTCATGGGGGCCGCGCACTCGGTCGGCTGGCGGCAGGCGCCGGCCGTGTTCGAGCTGCCCGCGGCGGTCGAGATGGCCGTCGTCGTCGGGCGCGATGCCGAGCGCGTCGCCGCGGACGCCGCGCACTGGGGCTGGGCGGAGTCGGCGACGGACTGGCGCGAGGTCGTCGCCCGGGATGACATCGACGTCGTCGACATCGTCACGCCGGGGGGCTCGCACGCGGAGGTCGCGCTCGCCGCGCTCGCCGCGGGCAAGCACGTGCTGTGCGAGAAGCCGCTCGCCAACTCCCTCGACGAGGCCGCCGAGATGGCGTCCGCGGCGCAGGAGGCCGCGGCGCGCGGCGTGCACGCCATGGTCGGGTTCACCTACCGCCGCGTGCCGGCGGTCACCTTCATGCGGCAGCTCATCGCCGAGGGCGCGGTCGGCCGCATCCGCCAGGTCAGGGCCGCCTATCAGCAGGACTGGCTCGTCGATGCCCGCGCGCCCCTCGCGTGGCGACTGCAGAAGGAGCATGCGGGCTCCGGCGCCCTCGGCGACATCGGCGCCCACATCATCGACATGACCCGCTTCGTCACGGGGCAGGAGCTGACGGAGGTCTCTGGCACGCTCGAGACCATCGTCGCGGAGCGGCCGCTGCCCGGCTCCGGCACGGGCCACGGCCTGGGGGCCGGTGCGGGCCCCGCGGGCGAGGAGGCGCCGATGGGTCGCGTGACCGTGGACGACTCCGCGTACTTCACGGCCAGGCTCTCGGGCGGCGCGCTCGCCTCCTTCGAGGCGACGCGCTTCGCGACGGGGAAGAAGAACGCGCTCACGCTCGAGGTCTTCGGCGACGCGGGCGCGATCGCCTTCGACCTCGAGGACCTCAACCGCCTGCGCGTCTACGACGCGACGGCCCCCGCCGGGCGGCAGGGCTTCACGCAGGTGATCGTGACCTCGCCCGAGCACCCCTACGTCGGCGCGTGGTGGCCGGACGGCCACATGCTCGGGTACGAGCACGGATTCTCCCATCAGGTCGTGGACCTCGTCCGCGGCATCGCGAGCTCCGCGGCGCACGGACCCGGCGCCCCCATCGAGCCGGAGGCCGTCGTGCACCCGAGCTTTGCCGAGGGCCTCGCGGTGCAGCGCGTGCTCGCCGCCGTCGAGACGAGCGCCGCGCGCGGCTCCGCATGGGTCGCGGTGGAGCGCGAGTGA
- a CDS encoding sugar phosphate isomerase/epimerase family protein translates to MTHPVTLFTGQWADLPFEEVARLAASWGYDGLEIATSGDHLDVRRADEDAAYLASRREILDRHGLEVYAISNHFSGQAVCDDPIDFRHRAILREAVWGDGEAEGVRRRAAEDMQATARVARKLGVDTVVGFTGSSIWHYVAMFPPVPASAIEAGYEDFARRWTPILDVFDSEGVRFAHEVHPSEIAYDYWSSVRALEAVEHREAFGFNWDPSHMMWQNIDPVGFIWDFQDRIYHVDCKDTRLRRQNGRAGVLGSHLPWADPRRGWDFVSTGRGDVPWEDAFRALEAIGYAGPISVEWEDAGMDRLHGAAEAIGFVRSLLWPKPAAAFDAAFSNQ, encoded by the coding sequence ATGACTCATCCCGTCACCCTCTTCACCGGCCAGTGGGCCGATCTCCCGTTCGAGGAGGTCGCCCGCCTCGCCGCATCCTGGGGCTACGACGGCCTCGAGATCGCGACGAGCGGCGATCACCTCGACGTGCGTCGCGCGGACGAGGACGCCGCCTATCTCGCCTCCCGCCGCGAGATCCTCGACCGCCACGGACTCGAGGTCTACGCGATCTCGAACCACTTCAGCGGCCAGGCCGTCTGTGACGATCCGATCGACTTCCGCCATCGGGCGATCCTGCGCGAGGCCGTGTGGGGCGACGGCGAGGCCGAGGGCGTGCGGCGCCGCGCCGCCGAGGACATGCAGGCGACGGCGCGCGTCGCGCGCAAGCTCGGCGTCGACACGGTCGTCGGCTTCACCGGATCCTCGATCTGGCACTACGTCGCGATGTTCCCGCCGGTGCCCGCCTCCGCGATCGAGGCCGGCTACGAGGACTTCGCGCGGCGGTGGACCCCCATCCTCGACGTCTTCGACTCGGAGGGGGTGAGGTTCGCGCACGAGGTGCATCCGAGCGAGATCGCCTACGACTACTGGAGCAGCGTGCGCGCGCTCGAGGCGGTCGAGCACCGCGAGGCCTTCGGCTTCAACTGGGATCCCTCGCACATGATGTGGCAGAACATCGACCCGGTCGGCTTCATCTGGGACTTCCAGGATCGGATCTACCACGTCGACTGCAAGGACACGCGGTTGCGCCGGCAGAACGGCCGCGCCGGCGTGCTCGGCTCGCATCTGCCCTGGGCCGACCCGCGGCGCGGCTGGGACTTCGTCTCCACGGGCCGGGGCGACGTGCCGTGGGAGGACGCCTTCCGCGCCCTCGAGGCGATCGGCTACGCCGGGCCCATCTCCGTGGAGTGGGAGGACGCCGGCATGGACCGCCTGCACGGGGCGGCCGAAGCGATCGGGTTCGTCCGCTCGCTGCTCTGGCCGAAGCCCGCGGCGGCCTTCGACGCCGCCTTCAGCAACCAGTAA
- a CDS encoding SDR family NAD(P)-dependent oxidoreductase — MPRTVFPRAAREAPMGARGTALITGASAGLGREFARRLAAARVDLVLVARDENRLAALAAELRAAHGITAETLPADLTDPDDLERVARRLSSEDAPVDLLVNNAGFGVRAGFERSTLAEERRLHELLSWVPLRLAHAAVPGMLARGRGWILNVASVAAFTPTGTYGAAKAAVVSLSRALNARYRGRGLRVTALCPGLLATEFHERMGADHLPRLPRIAWADTERAARDGLRAVRRGRSVVITDGRYRIARGLAALLPDRLLERISTTGG; from the coding sequence ATGCCCCGAACAGTCTTCCCGCGCGCCGCCCGCGAAGCCCCGATGGGCGCGCGCGGCACCGCGCTCATCACCGGTGCCTCGGCGGGGCTCGGTCGCGAGTTCGCGAGGCGTCTCGCCGCGGCGCGCGTCGATCTCGTGCTCGTCGCGCGCGACGAAAACCGGCTCGCGGCGCTTGCGGCCGAACTGCGCGCGGCTCATGGCATCACGGCGGAGACGCTCCCGGCCGATCTCACGGACCCCGACGATCTGGAACGGGTCGCCCGGCGACTGAGCTCCGAGGATGCGCCCGTCGACCTGCTCGTGAACAACGCCGGATTCGGCGTCCGCGCCGGCTTCGAGCGCAGCACCCTCGCCGAGGAGCGGCGTCTGCACGAGCTGCTCTCGTGGGTGCCCCTGCGCCTCGCGCACGCTGCCGTCCCCGGCATGCTCGCCCGCGGCCGGGGCTGGATCCTGAATGTCGCGAGCGTCGCCGCGTTCACTCCGACCGGCACCTACGGCGCGGCGAAGGCGGCCGTCGTCTCGCTGTCCCGGGCGCTGAACGCCCGCTACCGCGGGCGCGGGCTCCGCGTCACCGCGCTCTGCCCCGGACTGCTCGCGACGGAGTTCCACGAGCGGATGGGCGCCGACCACCTGCCCCGGCTGCCCCGGATCGCCTGGGCAGACACCGAGAGAGCCGCCCGCGACGGACTCCGCGCAGTCCGTCGCGGGCGCAGCGTCGTCATCACCGACGGACGCTACCGCATCGCCCGCGGCCTCGCCGCGCTCCTCCCCGACCGGCTCCTCGAGCGGATCTCGACGACCGGCGGCTGA
- a CDS encoding ATP-dependent Clp protease ATP-binding subunit, with protein sequence MQANWQPAAGGDEGQSALEQFGVNLTEVARSGTLDPVIGRDAEIRRVSQVLTRRTKNNPVLIGEPGVGKTAVVEGLAQRIVAGDVAESLKDKELISLDISALIAGAKYRGDFEERMKAVLAEIKESDGKIITFIDELHTLMGAGGGESSVAASQMLKPMLARGELRLIGATTLDEYREYIEKDAALERRFQQVYVGEPSVEDTVAILRGLKERYEAHHKVTIADSALIAAASLSDRYISARQLPDKAIDLIDEAASRLRMEIDSAPVEIDELRRAVDRLKLEELALKKEKDDASKERLAKLREDLAEKQAELDGLEARWERERSSLNRVGELREKLDQLRMAAEVAQREGKLETASKLLYGEIPVIQKQLTEAEHAEEAGGGDEPRMVNEQVTDEDIAGVVAAWTGIPVGRLMQGETEKLLALEHELGRRLIGQGDAVRAVADAVRRTRAGIADPNRPTGSFLFLGPTGVGKTELAKALAEFLFDDEHAMVRIDMSEYGEKHSVSRLVGAPPGYVGYEQGGQLTEAVRRRPYSVVLLDEVEKAHPEVFDVLLQVLDDGRLTDGQGRTVDFRNVILILTSNLGSQYLIDPEMPWREKEDAVRETVRRAFKPEFINRLDEMVIFHPLSEADLAQIVELSIDRLQLRLRDRRLTVGVTPDARAWLASRGYDPIYGARPLRRLMQKEIDDRLARAILAGEVRDGDAVRVEVAEGGDGLALASVAL encoded by the coding sequence ATGCAGGCCAATTGGCAGCCCGCCGCCGGCGGTGACGAGGGGCAGAGCGCCCTCGAGCAGTTCGGCGTCAACCTCACCGAGGTCGCCCGCTCCGGCACGCTCGATCCCGTCATCGGGCGCGACGCGGAGATCCGCCGCGTGAGCCAGGTGCTCACCCGGCGCACCAAGAACAACCCGGTGCTCATCGGCGAGCCGGGCGTCGGCAAGACCGCCGTCGTCGAGGGGCTCGCCCAGCGCATCGTCGCGGGAGACGTCGCCGAATCGCTGAAGGACAAGGAGCTCATCTCCCTGGACATCTCCGCCCTCATCGCGGGTGCGAAGTACCGGGGCGATTTCGAGGAGCGGATGAAGGCCGTCCTCGCCGAGATCAAGGAGTCCGACGGCAAGATCATCACCTTCATCGACGAGCTGCACACGCTCATGGGCGCCGGCGGAGGCGAATCCTCCGTCGCGGCATCCCAGATGCTCAAGCCGATGCTCGCGCGCGGCGAGCTGCGGCTCATCGGCGCCACGACCCTCGACGAGTACCGCGAGTACATCGAGAAGGATGCCGCGCTCGAGCGCCGCTTCCAGCAGGTGTACGTGGGGGAGCCCTCCGTCGAGGACACCGTCGCGATCCTCCGCGGCCTCAAGGAGCGCTACGAGGCGCACCACAAGGTCACCATCGCCGACTCCGCGCTCATCGCCGCCGCGTCCCTGAGCGATCGCTACATCTCCGCGCGCCAGCTGCCGGACAAGGCGATCGATCTCATCGACGAGGCGGCCAGCCGGCTGCGCATGGAGATCGACTCCGCGCCGGTCGAGATCGACGAGCTGCGCCGCGCCGTCGACCGCCTCAAGCTCGAGGAGCTCGCGCTCAAGAAGGAGAAGGACGACGCCTCGAAGGAGCGGCTCGCCAAGCTGCGCGAGGACCTCGCGGAGAAGCAGGCGGAGCTCGACGGGCTCGAGGCGCGCTGGGAGCGCGAGCGCTCCTCGCTGAACCGCGTGGGCGAACTGCGCGAGAAGCTCGACCAGTTGCGCATGGCGGCTGAGGTCGCTCAGCGCGAGGGCAAGCTCGAGACCGCCTCGAAGCTACTCTACGGCGAGATCCCGGTGATCCAGAAGCAGCTCACCGAGGCGGAGCACGCGGAGGAGGCCGGCGGCGGCGACGAGCCGCGCATGGTGAACGAGCAGGTCACCGACGAGGACATCGCGGGCGTGGTCGCGGCCTGGACCGGGATCCCGGTCGGCCGGCTCATGCAGGGGGAGACGGAGAAGCTCCTCGCCCTCGAGCACGAGCTCGGCAGGCGGCTCATCGGCCAGGGCGACGCGGTGCGCGCCGTGGCGGACGCCGTGCGCCGCACGCGGGCCGGCATCGCGGATCCGAACCGTCCGACGGGCTCGTTCCTCTTCCTCGGGCCCACGGGCGTCGGCAAGACCGAGCTCGCGAAGGCCCTCGCCGAGTTCCTCTTCGACGACGAGCACGCGATGGTCCGCATCGACATGTCCGAGTACGGCGAGAAGCACTCGGTCTCCCGGCTCGTCGGCGCCCCGCCCGGGTACGTCGGCTACGAGCAGGGCGGCCAGCTCACCGAGGCGGTGCGTCGCAGGCCGTACTCCGTCGTGCTGCTCGACGAGGTCGAGAAGGCGCACCCCGAGGTGTTCGACGTGCTGCTGCAGGTGCTCGACGACGGTCGGCTCACCGACGGCCAGGGGCGCACCGTGGACTTCCGCAACGTCATCCTCATCCTCACCTCGAACCTCGGGAGCCAGTACCTCATCGACCCCGAGATGCCGTGGCGCGAGAAGGAGGACGCGGTGCGGGAGACCGTGCGCCGCGCGTTCAAGCCGGAGTTCATCAACCGTCTCGACGAGATGGTGATCTTCCATCCGCTCAGCGAGGCCGATCTCGCGCAGATCGTCGAGCTCTCCATCGACCGCCTGCAGCTGCGGCTGCGGGACCGCAGGCTCACCGTCGGCGTCACCCCGGACGCGCGGGCGTGGCTCGCCTCGCGCGGCTACGACCCGATCTACGGTGCGCGGCCCCTGCGCCGCCTCATGCAGAAGGAGATCGACGACCGCCTCGCGCGGGCGATCCTCGCCGGCGAGGTGCGCGACGGCGATGCGGTGCGGGTCGAAGTGGCCGAGGGCGGCGACGGGCTCGCGCTGGCCTCCGTGGCGCTGTAG